Proteins co-encoded in one Coxiella burnetii genomic window:
- a CDS encoding RNA pyrophosphohydrolase — protein sequence MKQWVKMMNDIVIDKRGFRLGVGMVIMNRQGELLWGRRVGNPDAWQFPQGGLLPNETLREALNRELDEEVGLSPHDVIYLRETRQWISYRLPKKFRRPEHRGPVCIGQRQKWFLLQFTGKDDAISLDHCSQPEFDQWRWVDYWYPVDHVVEFKRDVYQKVLTEFAEFIR from the coding sequence ATGAAACAATGGGTTAAGATGATGAATGATATTGTTATTGACAAACGCGGCTTTCGGTTAGGCGTCGGGATGGTGATCATGAACCGGCAAGGGGAGCTATTGTGGGGGCGCCGGGTGGGTAATCCTGACGCTTGGCAATTCCCTCAAGGCGGATTGTTACCCAACGAAACCTTGCGTGAGGCATTGAATCGGGAATTAGATGAAGAAGTGGGACTGAGTCCTCATGATGTTATTTACCTTCGTGAGACACGTCAATGGATAAGTTATCGACTGCCTAAAAAATTTCGCCGCCCCGAGCATCGCGGGCCGGTATGTATCGGACAGCGGCAAAAATGGTTTTTATTACAATTTACTGGAAAGGACGACGCCATCTCTTTAGATCATTGTTCGCAGCCGGAATTTGATCAATGGCGGTGGGTTGATTATTGGTATCCGGTGGACCACGTCGTTGAGTTTAAGCGAGACGTTTATCAGAAAGTATTAACCGAATTTGCGGAGTTTATTCGATAA